A genomic stretch from Pseudomonas sp. MUP55 includes:
- a CDS encoding DUF1285 domain-containing protein — MTDTAKANDLLAQLPKGKGPAPVHLWNPDFCGNIDMRIARDGTWFYQGTPIGRKPMVKLFSNIIRRDGDDYFLVTPVEKVGIMVDDAPFVAVTLEVQGQGESQVLRFTTNVDEPIEAGPEHPLRVVIDPLTEEPAPYLRVRSNLEALVHRNVFYQLVELAVSRPINGQSWLGVWSNGAFFPIGLEP; from the coding sequence ATGACCGATACCGCCAAGGCCAATGATCTATTGGCGCAACTGCCCAAAGGCAAAGGGCCGGCGCCGGTGCATCTATGGAACCCGGATTTCTGCGGCAATATCGACATGCGCATCGCCCGTGACGGCACCTGGTTCTATCAGGGCACGCCGATCGGGCGCAAACCCATGGTCAAGTTGTTTTCCAACATCATCCGCCGCGATGGCGATGATTATTTTCTGGTAACGCCGGTGGAAAAGGTCGGCATCATGGTCGATGACGCGCCCTTTGTCGCCGTCACGCTCGAGGTGCAGGGGCAGGGCGAAAGCCAGGTGCTGCGGTTTACCACCAACGTCGACGAACCGATTGAGGCTGGGCCCGAACACCCCCTGCGTGTGGTGATCGACCCGCTCACCGAAGAGCCGGCGCCTTACCTGCGGGTGCGCAGTAACCTCGAAGCGCTGGTGCACCGCAACGTGTTCTACCAATTGGTCGAGCTGGCCGTGAGCCGTCCGATCAACGGGCAAAGCTGGCTTGGCGTATGGAGCAACGGGGCGTTTTTCCCGATTGGCCTGGAGCCCTGA
- a CDS encoding TetR/AcrR family transcriptional regulator, giving the protein MHKEPRKVREFRRREQEILDTALKLFLEQGEDSVTVEMIADAVGIGKGTIYKHFKSKAEIYLRLMLDYERDLNELLHSADVDKDKEALSRAYFEFRMRDPQRYRLFDRLEEKVVKGHQVPEMVEELHKIRASNFERLTLLIKGRISEGKLEDVPPYFHYCAAWALVHGAVALYHSPFWSNVLEDQEGFFQFLMDIGVRMGNKRKHSPELPGPEKAGEAPAA; this is encoded by the coding sequence ATGCATAAAGAACCCCGTAAGGTCCGTGAGTTTCGCCGCCGTGAGCAGGAAATTCTCGACACCGCACTCAAATTGTTCCTCGAACAAGGCGAAGACAGCGTCACCGTCGAGATGATCGCGGATGCCGTGGGTATCGGCAAAGGCACAATCTATAAACACTTCAAGTCCAAGGCCGAGATTTACCTGCGCCTGATGCTCGACTACGAGCGCGACTTGAACGAGCTGTTGCATTCGGCCGATGTCGACAAGGACAAAGAGGCTTTGTCCCGGGCCTATTTCGAGTTCCGCATGCGCGATCCGCAGCGTTACCGTCTGTTTGACCGGCTGGAAGAAAAGGTGGTCAAGGGCCATCAAGTGCCGGAAATGGTCGAGGAGCTGCACAAGATCCGCGCTTCGAACTTCGAACGCCTCACCTTGCTGATCAAGGGTCGTATCAGTGAAGGCAAGCTCGAAGACGTACCGCCTTACTTCCACTACTGCGCGGCCTGGGCGCTGGTGCATGGCGCCGTCGCGCTGTACCACTCGCCGTTCTGGAGCAATGTGCTGGAAGATCAGGAAGGCTTCTTTCAGTTCTTGATGGACATCGGCGTGCGCATGGGCAACAAGCGCAAGCACAGCCCGGAATTGCCTGGCCCTGAAAAAGCCGGCGAAGCGCCTGCCGCCTGA
- a CDS encoding DUF4823 domain-containing protein codes for MRSLVLLLVSLALSGCMTVSDMAEGTRYQMSDAGLLDHSDTRRTASVRIQPDSFVFIAQGAFVPPGSAYPRPNVVAEEAFNGFVEYFPMVRRARQPEGLEQAMAEARAAGAHYLLYCRFAAADDRIGNADEWTDQQALDRLGLDSGVIQIMLIETSTQYLIDTARIRSRGGLLTFHDNTPQDLIARPLAQYARGLLGMSDQ; via the coding sequence ATGCGTAGTCTGGTTTTGTTGCTGGTGTCGTTGGCGCTGAGTGGTTGCATGACCGTCAGCGATATGGCCGAAGGCACCCGCTATCAGATGAGCGACGCCGGCTTGCTCGACCACAGTGATACCCGCCGCACCGCGTCGGTCCGTATCCAGCCGGACTCCTTTGTGTTTATCGCCCAGGGCGCGTTCGTGCCGCCTGGCAGCGCCTATCCGCGACCGAACGTGGTGGCCGAGGAAGCGTTCAACGGCTTCGTCGAATACTTCCCCATGGTGCGTCGTGCCCGTCAGCCCGAAGGACTGGAACAAGCCATGGCCGAAGCGCGCGCGGCGGGGGCGCATTACTTGCTGTATTGCCGTTTCGCGGCAGCCGATGACCGTATCGGCAACGCCGATGAGTGGACCGACCAGCAAGCCCTGGACCGCCTTGGCCTGGACAGCGGCGTGATCCAGATCATGTTGATCGAGACCAGTACCCAGTATTTGATTGATACTGCACGCATTCGCAGTCGTGGCGGTTTACTGACGTTCCACGACAACACGCCACAAGATCTGATCGCCCGGCCCCTGGCCCAGTACGCTCGTGGGTTGTTGGGCATGAGTGATCAGTAA
- a CDS encoding GTP 3',8-cyclase MoaA has protein sequence MIVDRQGRRFRNLRISLTSACNYACTYCVPNGKRLVAAQDELSAQAMARGVAYLIEAAGIDRLRITGGEPLVSPKLEAFMGDVGQMGLSDISLTTNGQLLARKLPLLVDAGIRRINVSLDTLDADAFRSIARGGDLATVLDGMDQARAAGIKIKVNMVPLRGQNLDQVMPLLDYCLERGYELRFIELMRMGHLAKDSNAFLQQFVSLQQLLSLIGEHHEYLQANAPVDATAVRYEVPGKGFFGVIANESVPFCRTCSRLRLSSTGWLHGCLSSSNRHYVGDLLDKPRHQALPALQGLLMKALGDKQEVAFSGGATVMKIIGG, from the coding sequence ATGATCGTTGATCGTCAAGGCAGGCGGTTTCGCAATTTGCGGATCAGCCTGACCTCAGCCTGTAATTACGCGTGTACCTACTGCGTGCCCAATGGCAAGCGGCTGGTGGCTGCCCAGGACGAACTCTCGGCACAAGCCATGGCGCGAGGCGTGGCCTACCTGATCGAGGCGGCCGGCATCGACCGCCTGCGTATTACCGGCGGTGAGCCGTTGGTGAGCCCCAAGCTGGAAGCCTTCATGGGCGACGTGGGGCAGATGGGGCTCAGCGATATCAGCCTGACCACCAATGGCCAGTTGCTGGCGCGCAAGCTGCCGCTATTGGTGGACGCGGGTATCCGGCGCATCAACGTTTCCCTCGACACCCTGGATGCCGACGCCTTCCGCAGTATCGCCCGCGGCGGCGACCTGGCCACTGTGCTCGATGGGATGGACCAGGCACGCGCGGCGGGGATCAAGATCAAGGTCAATATGGTGCCCCTGCGCGGCCAGAACCTGGACCAGGTGATGCCGTTGCTCGATTACTGCCTGGAGCGGGGCTACGAGCTGCGCTTTATCGAGTTGATGCGCATGGGACACCTGGCGAAAGACTCCAACGCGTTCCTGCAGCAATTCGTCAGCCTGCAGCAACTGCTCAGCCTGATCGGCGAACACCACGAATACCTGCAGGCCAATGCCCCTGTCGACGCCACCGCCGTGCGCTATGAGGTGCCAGGCAAGGGCTTCTTTGGCGTGATTGCCAATGAAAGCGTGCCGTTCTGCCGGACCTGCTCGCGCCTGCGTCTGTCCTCTACGGGCTGGTTGCACGGTTGCCTGTCTTCGAGCAATCGTCACTACGTCGGCGACCTGCTGGACAAACCTCGCCACCAGGCGCTGCCGGCTTTGCAGGGCTTGCTGATGAAGGCCCTGGGCGACAAGCAGGAAGTCGCCTTCTCGGGCGGCGCAACGGTGATGAAGATCATCGGCGGCTGA